From the genome of Spirochaetales bacterium:
CAGGGAAAGACGTACGCATGGGGGGGCGGGAAGACGGCGAGGCTTCCGGCCGGGAACTCGGCGATGATGGTTCTGTGCCTTACCATGTATGCGGTTAACGCATCCGGCGGGTCCGTTCGTATGAATCGATCGGAGGTATCTTTGTAACAGACAACGGGGGGGGCGCCGGAAAAAAGGGCGTCATATATATAGGCAACGCGAGGTTCTTCTTCCGTCATGACCGCTTCGACGTGGAGAAGGGGGCTTCCGTTATAGATCGTAACGGCAAGTTCTCCGGAAAAGACACCCGCGGTCAGTGTGGAAAAACTCACGGTCGTTCTCGCCCCTTCGCTTTTGACCTTTACCGAATCAAGCTCGAGGTGTGCCGTGGATCTCGAATACGGTCGTGCGTCGACACAATCGAAGAAGATATACGGCCAGGGATCGCGCGGCCTGCTTCCGGCGGAGATATCGAAACGGGGATCAATACCCGTTGCGATCGTGATAAAAGGAGAGTTTCCCGTTCTGGACATATTCAGGGATGCGAAAAGGGGATAACCGTTTCTCAGGTCGAACCTGACGTTGCACCGCCCGCCGGAGAGGGTGTTCCATTGGGCGTACAGCAGATAATTTCTGAGCTGGACCTGTATGCCGGAGGAAGCAAGGTAACCTGAAAGGTCGACCGGTGTCTGGGAAAACAGCGGAGTAAGCGTGAATATGGACAGCAGGAAGCCGGGAATCAGGGTTTTACCGAAAATAAAGCAGCAACGCGATATCTTTTTTATCATTTTTTACCTCTTTAACTTGAAAATTTTTTATTGCAAGTGATTATACACCGCCTTTATCCCGCTGTCAAATAATTGTTTTTTAAGCGGCGGAACGGAAGAATGGCGCGAAATCGTCCGTTTATGTTGAAAGCCGCCGCTTCTTGCGGTAAAATAAGGAATGATGGAATATCCGGAAGTTATTGTCTTCGATCTCGATGATACGATCGTTTCATTCGGTTCGGGGGCGGAACCTGCATGGCGAGAAGTGTGCGGGGAGTTTTGCGTCCGCAATCCGTGGTGCTGCGCCGGTGATCTTTTCAAGGCGATCCGGACAAAAGCCTCATGGTACTGGAGTGATCCCGAACGCCATCGTCTTGGGCGTGCCGATCTTCATGCGGCGCGAAGGGAAATCGTGACTCTCGCGTGGCGGGAACTGGGATATGAGGATCGCGGGGAGGCGGTCGCGATAGCCGACGATTTTTCCGAAAGAAGAATGAAAAATGTTTCGCTTTTTCCCGGCGCTATCGCGACCCTGGATGCCCTTGCGGCCCGCGGCCAGCGGATGGTTCTCCTGACAAATGGTGAATCCCGGCTTCAGCGCGACAAGATTAACCGTTTCGGTCTCGGTAAGTATTTCGAACTCATCTGCATCGAAGGGGAGGTCGGTTACGGAAAGCCCGATCCCCGCGCATATTTCAACATACTCACGATCACGCACCTCTCTCCTTCGAACCTCTGGATGGTCGGCGACAATCTCGATTGGGATGTCCGCTCCCCGCAGGAACTCGGCATTTACAGTATATGGAATGATTACAGACACCAGGGACTCCCCCCCGGCTCGACGGTCGTCCCGGACAGGATCATTCACTCGATCCGGGAATTGATCGCAGAAACCCTTTTCGAAGACTCATCCGGATAATGGGGTGCTATCCGTTTGTATCCGTTCCGGCTATTATTTCCCGCAAACGCCCCGGCCGGGAATCGTTATTGCTTTACAATACCGGCCGCCGCAATAACCCTGAGTGATTTTCTGAGGCTTTCACCGGCAACGGTGTTGACCGATAATCGGCGGGCTTGATACGTAATCACCCGCGGTTTGATTTCGGGCGTATAGTTTGATATATTAATGTATGACCTGTCCGTATGAAGTGACCCATTATGATTCCCGTGTATAAACGGTGGAGCATCTATGACGGTCCGCTTCCCGGATCTATACGGCAGAAGGAGTTCTCATGGGTATCGAAGAAAAACGAAAGTTTCCGAGGATCGGTCTGGATATTCTCATCAACTACGACAAGAACCTGACGGCCCGGGCAAAAAACATAAGCTGTGGGGGGCTTCTTGTCGAAACAAACAGGGCCGTCGTCAAAGGGGCGTTTATGACTATCGTTTTCAGGTTGCCCGGCGACAACGAAGATATCAAATTGTACGCGAAAATCGCTTGGGAGCGGGAAGCGGATGCCGGATCATATGAAGCGGGATTGGAGTTCTGGCATATCGAAAACCATGACCTGAAAAAGATAAAAGACTATATCGACACACAACTCGATGCGCCGTGACGGAAACGGCGGTTAAAATCGAATTTCTCCTGTTTTGTTGTCTTTTATACCGATATGAAGCCGTTACTCGAATTCGACCTCATACCACACGGTTTTGTATTCCGGCCCGGCCGAAAAATCCGCATAATCGCCGTCACTGGTGACGTTGACCTCACGTTTCCGCCCGCCCGTTTCATCGAGTGCCCACACATGGACATGCCTGCCGTGATGGGGAAGTCGCATATGCAGGGGGACCCCCTCGACCATGGAAGGGGGATCGCCGTATCGATTCTTTAGCGTCACCTTGAGTCCTTCCCCGGGCGGGAAGGAAACCGGGGTGCCGGGATAGGTATACCACGTTGTGTTGTGATTGTCTTCCGCCCCCAACGCGGTAATCAGAAGACGGGAAGGTTTTTCCAACGACGGACCTTCGAGAAGGGTAAGGGCGATGCAGGAAAATCCATTCTGAATGGTTTCTCCCGGCCGGATTGTCATCCCCGAAAAGGAAAAGGACATACCCGCGATAAACCCTGCCATATAAACAGATTCAGGGGTATCGACGGTCAACACCCCCTTCCCGGGTTTTCCAGCGTCCCAGACGATTTCTCCGGTGTCCGACCTGAACACCGTCACATCCGCCTCATCGCCTGTTGCGGAGGGAGTTTCGGGCAATACGCCGGATT
Proteins encoded in this window:
- a CDS encoding PilZ domain-containing protein, whose product is MGIEEKRKFPRIGLDILINYDKNLTARAKNISCGGLLVETNRAVVKGAFMTIVFRLPGDNEDIKLYAKIAWEREADAGSYEAGLEFWHIENHDLKKIKDYIDTQLDAP
- a CDS encoding HAD family hydrolase; translation: MEYPEVIVFDLDDTIVSFGSGAEPAWREVCGEFCVRNPWCCAGDLFKAIRTKASWYWSDPERHRLGRADLHAARREIVTLAWRELGYEDRGEAVAIADDFSERRMKNVSLFPGAIATLDALAARGQRMVLLTNGESRLQRDKINRFGLGKYFELICIEGEVGYGKPDPRAYFNILTITHLSPSNLWMVGDNLDWDVRSPQELGIYSIWNDYRHQGLPPGSTVVPDRIIHSIRELIAETLFEDSSG